The genomic window ggtaccaacatcccGAGTGAGTCTACTATCACTCCAggtaccgtgacaagtgcccaagggacccgcaacaagcccggaggttactgaccatttggggacataaaacggccacaaaacaggtaccaacatcaaacCTGTGCAATGCTACGGTGCTGGCATCACGACAAACAACATCAAGAACTACTGGCCGAGTAGCGCACCACATAAGTACCCCTCTCAGTATCAGGTACATAACTCTGATATATAGCAGAgttatccttaaccccttagcgacccatgacgtatctgatacgtcatggtgccgctcggggtgttcagagcggggtcccgccgggaccccgctctgaacggcgctgatcccggctgatcccggccgggcagtgcctctatttaTTGGTAGAAATTTACACACTGTATAATAACATTGGACTATTGAGATATTGCCTCCTAGCTTAGCTcctcttaagggtatattcacacgaacgggctcgcagcgagattctcgctgcgagcccggcaggtcctggcagttcccatacactacatattgctgcggtctaaacgaccgcagcgagtatataattctgccgcccttaaccccttctggtcccggccggctcccccgctgtaagcatactttacctgtccctgctgcacggggtcccggcgtcctgctctcccgtccggccaattagtgtgttgcccagccgcagccactgattggccggacgggagagcaggacgccggacccgtgcagcaaggacaggtaaagtatgcttacagcgggggagccgggcgggagcagaaggagtTAAgggtggcagaattacatactcgctgcggtcgtttagaccgcagcaagtatgtagtgtatgggaactgccaggacctgccggactcgcagcgagaatctcgctgcgagcccgttcgtgtgaatatacccttaagaggAGCTAAGCTAGGAGGCAATATCTCAATAGTCCAATGTTATTATACAGTGTGTAAATTTCAACCAATAAATAATGTACCCACAATAActtaagagcaaaaaaaaaaattgcatacacttttgtaattttttaatgaaattattttcagtattgggggggggggagactaaaAGGTTTTGTAGAATATCTGGAAAATAGTTCTTCAGCTCTCCTTAGTCCCCTTTAAAGTAATATTGTCATATTCCCTTTCACTtgtcccctgtgttccccactcATCCGCGTCTTCCTCTTCTTGCATCGCCTCTTGACAGGTCTTTCCAGCTTTCCTGGGTACGGCATAGTCATCCCATCCTGGCAAATACGGATATTCGTACCCAATCTCATGGGCGTCCGTGGCTTGACTTTTCCAAGCATCCACCCTGATTCCTTCAGGCTCATCATATACTGGAGCAAGTTCTGGCTCATCGTAAATATGTTCAGGTTTACGGAACTTTCTTGATTTTGCCTGTGGGGGAACATTTGGTCCAAGAAGACCTCCGAAGCCCGTAGCCAAAAGATTTTGTGCCACTTTATCAAAAGGCACGGCATATTCACTCTCGGGAAGAGGTTGGTTGGCAAGCACATTGTTCTTGGAAGGCAGAGTTGAATGTGAAGGGACCACCGCTAGAGAAGCAGAACGAACTGGTTGGCGGGGTAGATTGGAGCCATCCTCCTGATACTGTTCATGGCCAGCTGGGGAGTCGTTGTGACTCGCTTTGATGGCAGATTCAATGGCATGGAAAATGTGACTTCCATGGCTTGTTTCAAATTCAAAGTTGCCTTCTCCTGAAGCACAACGCCGGCCAGCCTCAAAGGAGAACATGGTCTGTTGGTGGAGGAGAATAAGAAGGATTAAGACGAGGGAGCTGGTATATTATTGCTATAAAACTACTGGATTTTGTATACACTGATTCTTCTGTTAAGCAAGATATAAATGTACGGTATATGATTTCCAATTTCTGACACTCATCTATGAGCAAGAGCACAGAAAGCTGTATTAACGATGACTGCTGATCAACCCACAAATTACTGGAATGGAAGGGTGTATGAAGAAACTGTAATAAGGTGTGAGATCAGGGCACCGTATGCTATTTAATCAAacttcaatttttttaattttttttttttggggagggggggactaCAGGTCCCCTTTAACGAGTACTtatcactatttaaaaaaacaacaactttgtgTTCGGACAGCATCTAATCAGGAGAACATAACCACCCACTGTGACTATGTGAGCAACACAGCCCAAAGGACCTGCATTATGTGTCAGTCTTGGTCCCATGGCATCGATATAGGACTGACTGTATTAAGAGCAGACCTCTCCAGGCTTGCTCTCCACAATGGTctcagttatgctgcgtttacacgataacgatcgaattggaacgataatcgtacatgtaaacgctgcgaacgatcaaacgacgaacgagaaatcgttcattttgatcttacaacatgttctaaaatcgtcattcgcaaaaaattcgcagatcgttccgtgtaaacagtcgttcgccgatttaaccaatgtgtgagataaggcttaagtgatcgcaaaaagatcgcaaaacgaatttccgtacgatatatcgtaccgtctaaacactgatcgttatgaaaaaaaaatcgttactccgacatcgttaatcgtacgatcgggccaattatcgtttcgtgtaaacgcagcattagaatatTTAGATTCAGACTGATCACAATTCACAGGTCTCTGTGACATATGATCCCAAAACAGCgactctcctgtcctcagtttgggtgtgaggttttgcagctcagttccatcgaaggtgaatggagctgaattgaaataccacagaaaaactgaggacaggggtgacgcTGTTTATGCATGAAAGTTTTTTCTCATCCTGAATAACCCATTTAATATCACTGGCTGGATGTTTGGAGTTGTTGTCCTGCTTCAGAATAAATATTTGGCGCCAATCAGACACCTTCTTGATGGGATGCATCTGACACAACAACAACACAACCAAGGCCAATACCAATCTGCAGTACACTAAAATCACAGAAATCATAGAATATATGTTGATCATCTCACCTTGTCTCTCCCAAACCTCCTCAGATAGGGATAAGGCCAGTTGAACAGCACATTTCCATTTTGGCGATCTCTCAGAGAAAGACACTTTCCTTCAGCTACAAGAGTGTACACACCGGAGAGACCACAGCGAGACGAAGCCTCTGTCTGCCTCACCCGCACTGCAAACTGACCACCTATAGAGAGGGGGAAGCCACAGAAATATTATACAAGTATTGCAACGCTAGAGATACTgggccttccctgatgtctattctaacATGTGTTAGCTTTAGACTAGACATTACacattggggaagctgtctgtgttactagCACTACAGGCAATGCATCCTGTAGCAGAGtgagcagtgattgacagttattccCTCTCACTATGCTACACTGTGCTGCAacgctactgacacagacagcttccccaagtgtaatgtctattctgatgcatatcaggggaggctcagcATTTCTGGTGGTAATATGTGACTGTGTTGGGACCAGGGCTTGAACAGACCCGGTGGAAGCAGAGGGGGTGAGGTGCCCCTTACTGATGCTGCTCAATGTATAATAAgaaggggaattttttttttttttaaccagtatacccctttaaatttaaatcaTACTTGGGCACAGACCCTCTTTAAATTTGGCTATTGTCCCTGCGAGTCTGAGACGGTAGGAGACTATAATATTGTTCGGCTTCTACAAACCACCCATCTGGTGCCCAGTAATTATGCCATGCTCTGCTACACCCCGCTGTGCCTCCTCTGCAGATGCTTTGTGTATACCCCCAGCTTATTACCAGCTCCCAGCACAGCGCTTTCCTCCACACCTGCTGAATGCCACTGTCTCATCTCCAGCTTAAAGCTTCTTCTCTACCACATCAAAGACTTCTCAGACTCATTAGTTTCCTATGTATGTAAAGAAATGCACCTTTTACTGTCTTCCTGACCTGTTTCCATCTCATCAGATAGTGTGATCACGTCACCCGGTGTCCCTCCTCACCTGCTGAGGCCTCTTTGCTGGTGCTGTACAGAGAGTTCTCTTGTAGTTTGAGAGATGAAATTATTGGCTGGCTGCTCGTCCTCTCCAAAGAGCGACGCTCCTGAACACAAGCAGAATCCTCAGTAAATATCACACTCAGCCTATcaccttgcttttttttttaaaggggaagtttagcaaaaaaaattctttcaaatcaactagtgccataaagtgccagaagtttgtaatttacttctattaaaaaaaatctccagtcatccattacttatcagcttctgtatgtccctcaggacgtggtgtattctttccagtatggagagcaggagaggttttctatggggatttgctactgctctggacagttcctgacatggacagaggtggcagcagagagcattgtgtcagactggagagaatacaccacttcctgctggacatacaacagctgataagtgctggaagacttgagatttttttaatggaagtaaattacatatttctgccaccagttgatctgaaagaaaaaatgttttggtgaacaacccctttaaggttttgttTCCACATATGCatttgtatggctatgtgtgtagaagtcattgtagttgtgtgtgtgtatgtatactgtcacacctatgtcaactgtccagccatataccttcacaatagtgtaaacattggaggatacagttgtttgttgctatttttgtatggctgaaagaaacttgtagctgtaattgtaaaactgggtccccattgtgcttggtaaatatgtacaaggccggggaaacatcagataacttccatccatggtcatcagtggtctacatagacatacaagcacatcacccccacccaaacttactataaaggtcgggggtatgtagcttctagtcagcctcagctgggaccatggatggaaggtgcccagcaccctggaggtcatcgagggaaatgggcgtatattagTGCATGatatacaaaggggctccccatttcattgtggatgaaacatctatgcatctgtaccatctgtaacttcagctaagtattgttttctgtattaAATCTTCTTTTTTCTATAATTCTGTGTGGTTATGGCCTTctgcgactattatcaaaagcaactgGTTACACCCCTTTAAAAGTTAAAGTGCCCTcactcagggctgtattaacagctgctgctgccctaggcactaaacctgaggacgccccatctacacgcacctattggcgataccaaacctgaccaataccaccatacctcccacccccctggaaaaaacacaagatttactggcaagtctgaacaggagtagggaaattaaaaaaataaaaacaaaaaaatttgtttttttctgtccccctgcttcctggtgctgcccccctgcaaggtgctgccctaggcaccggaccacgggtgcctagtggtaaatacagccctgccctCACTAGGGACTGCGCTTATAGGGCCTTCCTCCCAGTTAGCCTGTATAGCCTATGGCAGCCAAATGAACCACTGGAATCTTCTGGTGTAATAGGATAATAGCTGGGGAAGGGGTGAACTCGGAGAACAGCTTACAGGGAACCAATCacaagtgacaggccgctcagctgaTCAGTTGCCGCTGGATGTTCTGTCTgggtcaatgactggctgagccgcctgtcacttcagagatgggtaaAGAAGCTTCAGCGGCGGCTCTGGTCTGCTGGGAAGAgacaagaggacactggggaatgtggacaggtgtgtatatatatatgtttatctaGTAAAtgataaagcaagggctgcacggacatcgttaaccatgtccatgcagcccttgccgcaCAATAGTTGAGCCTTGTAATAGGGGAGCGCCTTTAAAATGGAGCAGGTAGACACTCGGCATTGACTTTACCAGCTGCACCTTCCCGCTCCATTCTATGCTACAGGTATTGGTTGCCCTTATGTTGCTACTGGAAGGAAGCAGCATTGTGAATATCAAGGGGATAAGCATAGCCATGAACATATtcacctaatcccctcatggACTTTGACAGCCAGCGCCGCAGGCATACTGGCCCATGGCCCCCACATCCTGACGCACGTCCCAACGTCCCGCTGCTGCTGCACTCCTACAGGACTTTGGTGAGTATGCCGGGGGGTTCTGGTGGGAGAGCCAGGGGGAGAGCCGGAGGTAAGGCCAGGGGGAGTGCCGGGAGGTAGGCTGGGGAGAAGGCCGGAGGAAGGAGACACAAGACATAGCCccctagatttatcaaactggtgtaaagtacaattgtcttagttgcccctagcaaccaatcaggttccacttttcattcctcacagattctttgaaaaatgaaaggtggaatctgattggttgctaggggtaactaagggtccatttacacagaaagattatctgacagattatctgccaaagatttgaagccaaagccaggaacaggctataaacagagatcaggtcataaaggaaagcctgagatttttctctttacaaatccattcctggctttggcttcaaatctttggcagataatctgtcagataatctttctgtgtaaatgggccctaagacaattctactttacaccagtttgatacatctcacccatagtgcctctttgggtgcaaaaattaatataaggccctgtcttattttcaggaaaacacAGTAGGACTCCGGTAGGACTGGCAGCATGATAGCCCACACTTCTTTCAGGAAGATGATAGACTATGCCAATACAAATAAAATGAGGACTGTTTTAGTAATTCAGTTTTGCTTATGAATCTATATTCTTTTGATCGATCTAATGTTGTTTTTACATTGTGTACTTTTTATGGTTATGGGAAACGCAAGACAAAAAAGTGCTCCTATCGATTCAGTCTATGAATCAAGTATGCCGTTTCTAAGAATGTCATTTTTACTATGTAGCCAAATGCAATATAGTCATTGATCAGATACATGAGGAAAATGCTAAATATAAACCTTACTGTGCACTTTGTATACAACCGTCAAACaaccagccataacattaaagccACCTGCCTAATATTATATAGGAACCCCTCGTGCCATTAAAACAACCCTGACTAGAGGTGAGTGAGCCACAAGCATGCTctggtccatccgaacccgaacgtttttcagtggatgaagaagttggatgcagccctaggaagtcctggaaaacgtggatagagcctaatgcctatggctgtatcaatgttttccaggcaaccttagggctgcatccaacttcttcagcgatGTGTACCATGGCAGGACTCGAAAGTGTAGGAGACCACACTTTTAGAGTCCCGCACAGACACAGTATACA from Dendropsophus ebraccatus isolate aDenEbr1 chromosome 1, aDenEbr1.pat, whole genome shotgun sequence includes these protein-coding regions:
- the DOK2 gene encoding docking protein 2 isoform X2: MYEGSQPPEAGRKQECWKLLQLSECVSLSDRCAESSPKDTRAFSIETAQRVYLIASDIPEQPNWVRALCSLAFPQERRSLERTSSQPIISSLKLQENSLYSTSKEASAGGQFAVRVRQTEASSRCGLSGVYTLVAEGKCLSLRDRQNGNVLFNWPYPYLRRFGRDKTMFSFEAGRRCASGEGNFEFETSHGSHIFHAIESAIKASHNDSPAGHEQYQEDGSNLPRQPVRSASLAVVPSHSTLPSKNNVLANQPLPESEYAVPFDKVAQNLLATGFGGLLGPNVPPQAKSRKFRKPEHIYDEPELAPVYDEPEGIRVDAWKSQATDAHEIGYEYPYLPGWDDYAVPRKAGKTCQEAMQEEEDADEWGTQGTSEREYDNITLKGTKES
- the DOK2 gene encoding docking protein 2 isoform X1, translated to MDGGLVKQGALYVQHQQRFGKKWKKVWALLYEATSTGLARLEMYEGSQPPEAGRKQECWKLLQLSECVSLSDRCAESSPKDTRAFSIETAQRVYLIASDIPEQPNWVRALCSLAFPQERRSLERTSSQPIISSLKLQENSLYSTSKEASAGGQFAVRVRQTEASSRCGLSGVYTLVAEGKCLSLRDRQNGNVLFNWPYPYLRRFGRDKTMFSFEAGRRCASGEGNFEFETSHGSHIFHAIESAIKASHNDSPAGHEQYQEDGSNLPRQPVRSASLAVVPSHSTLPSKNNVLANQPLPESEYAVPFDKVAQNLLATGFGGLLGPNVPPQAKSRKFRKPEHIYDEPELAPVYDEPEGIRVDAWKSQATDAHEIGYEYPYLPGWDDYAVPRKAGKTCQEAMQEEEDADEWGTQGTSEREYDNITLKGTKES